A window of the Halobacterium hubeiense genome harbors these coding sequences:
- a CDS encoding ZIP family metal transporter has product MELTGALAFVFFAGLLTDLATGLGALPFFFVDDVDDRWRVGLWGLASGIMLSASGFGLFREGLNYGTPLEVGAGALVGVALVVAARRLIDDHEFEPRDIAQADFEKLVLIAGVLTVHSFPEGVAVGVSFADMGLEGGYPILGFSVPLLAVFMTIAISIHNVPEGLAVSIPLHEHGARRWQLVGVAVFTSIPQPIGAVIAFAFVQFARTLLPAGYGFAGGAMVYLVLTEFLPEAREVGRRLPNGGRRELLAGLVVGVVAMLPLLVA; this is encoded by the coding sequence ATGGAACTGACGGGTGCGCTCGCGTTCGTCTTCTTCGCGGGCCTGCTGACGGACCTCGCCACGGGACTGGGCGCGCTCCCGTTCTTCTTCGTGGACGACGTCGACGACCGCTGGCGCGTCGGCCTCTGGGGACTGGCCTCCGGCATCATGCTCTCCGCGTCCGGCTTCGGGCTGTTCCGCGAGGGCCTCAACTACGGCACGCCGCTGGAGGTCGGCGCGGGCGCGCTCGTCGGCGTCGCGCTCGTCGTCGCCGCCCGCCGGCTCATCGACGACCACGAGTTCGAACCCCGGGACATCGCGCAAGCGGACTTCGAGAAGCTGGTGCTCATCGCGGGCGTGCTCACCGTCCACTCGTTCCCCGAGGGCGTCGCCGTCGGCGTCTCCTTCGCGGACATGGGGCTGGAGGGCGGCTACCCGATCTTGGGGTTCTCGGTGCCGCTGCTCGCGGTGTTCATGACCATCGCCATCTCCATCCACAACGTCCCGGAGGGGCTGGCGGTGTCGATTCCGCTCCACGAGCACGGCGCGCGCCGCTGGCAGCTCGTCGGCGTCGCCGTCTTCACGAGCATCCCCCAGCCCATCGGCGCGGTGATAGCGTTCGCGTTCGTCCAGTTCGCGCGCACCCTCCTGCCCGCCGGCTACGGGTTCGCGGGCGGCGCGATGGTCTACCTCGTGCTCACCGAGTTCCTCCCCGAGGCCCGCGAGGTCGGCCGCCGCCTCCCGAACGGCGGCCGCCGCGAACTGCTCGCCGGGCTGGTCGTCGGCGTCGTCGCGATGCTCCCGCTGCTGGTCGCGTAA
- a CDS encoding aldehyde dehydrogenase family protein codes for MEREAIRRREQLYVGGEWVTGPDTFPVTDLADGGTFAEVAAADEGAADDALAAAEEAKATLRDTTIPQRCEWLQAIADGLRDRKTELAEVIVREAGKPISSARGEVDSAAERFERAKEEIRHLKGEYREGTTSGHEGWEAIVKHEPVGAVLCITPYNYPLATTALQVAPALAAGNAVVVKPASKTPVSAAILAEIVDEADLPDGAFNFVPGKASAIGDTLAGDDRVNAIAMTGSSGAGKHVAYESGMVNLHMELGGNAPAVVFEDADLDEAAAAAAKGSLKYAGQRCSAVSRVLAHESVHDDLVERIDAGMDDWVQGDLFDEDTDLGPLISEEQADWVEELVEDAVERGATVVRGGDRHEQAEGVHVFEPTLLADVPQDARIIDEEQFGPVCAVTTFEDDDEALDVANRSDLALDACVFTSDYDRAMRMAEYIDAGAVRINGAPSHGLGDIPFGGNEDSGIGREGLDSTIHEFVRKKSIIL; via the coding sequence ATGGAACGAGAGGCCATCCGTCGCCGGGAGCAGCTGTACGTGGGCGGCGAGTGGGTCACGGGGCCGGACACCTTCCCCGTCACCGACCTCGCCGACGGCGGCACGTTCGCCGAAGTCGCGGCGGCCGACGAGGGCGCCGCCGACGACGCGCTCGCCGCCGCCGAGGAAGCGAAGGCGACGCTCCGGGACACCACGATTCCGCAGCGCTGCGAGTGGCTGCAGGCCATCGCGGACGGCCTGCGCGACCGCAAGACCGAACTCGCGGAGGTCATCGTCCGCGAGGCCGGCAAGCCCATCTCCTCGGCGCGCGGCGAGGTCGACTCCGCCGCCGAGCGCTTCGAGCGCGCGAAAGAGGAGATTCGCCACCTCAAGGGCGAGTACCGCGAGGGCACCACGAGCGGCCACGAGGGCTGGGAGGCCATCGTGAAGCACGAGCCGGTCGGCGCGGTGCTGTGTATCACGCCGTACAACTACCCGCTGGCGACGACGGCGCTGCAGGTCGCGCCCGCGCTCGCCGCCGGGAACGCTGTCGTCGTCAAGCCCGCAAGCAAGACGCCGGTCAGCGCCGCCATCCTCGCGGAAATCGTGGACGAGGCCGACCTCCCCGACGGCGCGTTCAACTTCGTCCCCGGGAAGGCCAGCGCCATCGGCGACACGCTCGCCGGCGACGACCGCGTGAACGCCATCGCGATGACCGGCTCGTCGGGCGCCGGCAAGCACGTCGCCTACGAGTCCGGGATGGTGAACCTCCACATGGAACTCGGCGGGAACGCGCCCGCCGTCGTCTTCGAGGACGCTGACCTCGACGAGGCCGCCGCGGCGGCCGCGAAGGGGTCGCTGAAGTACGCCGGCCAGCGGTGTTCGGCCGTCTCGCGCGTGCTCGCTCACGAGTCCGTCCACGACGACCTCGTCGAGCGCATCGACGCCGGGATGGACGACTGGGTGCAGGGCGACCTCTTCGACGAGGACACCGACCTCGGCCCGCTCATCAGCGAGGAACAGGCCGACTGGGTGGAGGAACTGGTCGAGGACGCCGTCGAGCGCGGCGCGACCGTCGTCCGCGGCGGCGACCGCCACGAGCAGGCCGAGGGCGTCCACGTCTTCGAGCCGACGCTGCTCGCGGACGTCCCGCAGGACGCCCGCATCATCGACGAGGAGCAGTTCGGTCCGGTGTGCGCGGTGACGACGTTCGAGGACGACGACGAAGCCCTCGACGTCGCGAACCGCTCGGACCTCGCACTGGACGCGTGCGTGTTCACCAGCGACTACGACCGCGCGATGCGGATGGCCGAGTACATCGACGCGGGCGCGGTCCGCATCAACGGCGCGCCCTCGCACGGCCTCGGCGACATCCCGTTCGGCGGGAACGAGGACTCGGGCATCGGCCGCGAGGGCCTCGATTCGACCATCCACGAGTTCGTCCGCAAGAAGTCGATTATTCTGTAG
- a CDS encoding MFS transporter: MFDIGDRWLVAWSVGYAAVGASSVLVPLYAIALGADAFVVAVVAATAAFAGIPGALAWGRLATRTGRYRPFLLVSLGLSAVSFVALPLAESLPAVVAANAALQFAVAAAAPVLALLVVSGHPDPEWDRRIGVLNAWQGYGWLAGLLAGAAWTAVAGRYVAAVTAQRWFFYASAVACALATALAWRWLPGRPDVSTARFGRATVSIESLQRGAGRAARLAPFSGVRSFWALRRLHPRALAARLTPGLSGYLAAATLFFTGFAVFFGPLPSYLATDLGLSSGSVFALFLVSSAASAVAYERVGALAAVRSAEAVQTTALAARVLLFPAVAFAAVLGALALPGLVVLFVAVGLTWAVVAVTGTTIVARLAPPAVRGDALGAYTALGGLGTAVGSVVGGLLATELSYVGAFGVAGGLVLAGAVVAAVTRRTTE; encoded by the coding sequence GTGTTCGACATCGGGGACCGCTGGCTGGTCGCGTGGAGCGTCGGCTACGCCGCCGTCGGCGCGTCGTCCGTGCTCGTGCCGCTGTACGCCATCGCGCTCGGCGCGGACGCGTTCGTCGTCGCCGTCGTCGCCGCGACCGCCGCGTTCGCCGGCATCCCCGGCGCGCTCGCGTGGGGCCGACTCGCCACCCGCACCGGCCGCTACCGGCCGTTCCTCCTCGTGAGCCTCGGGCTCTCGGCAGTCTCGTTCGTCGCGCTCCCGCTCGCCGAGTCGCTGCCCGCGGTCGTCGCCGCGAACGCCGCGCTCCAGTTCGCCGTCGCCGCGGCCGCGCCCGTGCTCGCGCTGCTGGTCGTCTCCGGCCACCCCGACCCGGAGTGGGACCGCCGCATCGGCGTGCTGAACGCGTGGCAGGGCTACGGCTGGCTCGCCGGCCTGCTCGCCGGCGCCGCGTGGACCGCCGTCGCCGGCCGGTACGTCGCCGCAGTCACCGCCCAGCGGTGGTTCTTCTACGCCTCCGCGGTCGCGTGTGCGCTCGCTACCGCGCTCGCGTGGCGCTGGCTCCCCGGCCGGCCGGACGTCTCGACGGCCCGCTTCGGGCGGGCGACCGTCTCCATCGAGAGCCTCCAGCGCGGCGCGGGTCGGGCCGCGCGCCTCGCGCCGTTCTCCGGCGTGCGGTCGTTCTGGGCGCTGCGCCGGCTCCACCCGCGCGCGCTCGCCGCCCGGCTGACGCCCGGGCTCTCGGGCTACCTCGCGGCCGCGACGCTGTTCTTCACGGGGTTCGCGGTGTTCTTCGGCCCGCTCCCCTCCTATCTCGCCACGGACCTCGGGCTCTCCTCGGGGAGCGTGTTCGCGCTGTTCCTCGTCTCCAGCGCGGCCTCCGCGGTCGCCTACGAGCGCGTCGGCGCGCTCGCCGCGGTCCGCAGCGCCGAAGCCGTCCAGACAACCGCGCTCGCCGCGCGCGTCCTCCTCTTCCCCGCGGTCGCGTTCGCGGCCGTACTCGGTGCGCTCGCGCTCCCGGGGCTGGTCGTGCTGTTCGTCGCGGTCGGTCTGACGTGGGCGGTCGTCGCCGTCACCGGTACGACCATCGTCGCGCGGCTCGCGCCGCCCGCGGTCCGCGGGGACGCGCTGGGCGCGTACACGGCGCTGGGCGGTCTCGGCACTGCGGTCGGCAGCGTCGTCGGCGGTCTGCTCGCGACAGAACTCAGTTACGTCGGCGCGTTCGGCGTCGCCGGCGGACTCGTGCTCGCGGGAGCGGTGGTCGCGGCGGTGACCCGCCGGACTACAGAATAA